A segment of the Corynebacterium liangguodongii genome:
TCGACCCCGGGGTCGAGGTGGTAGGACTCGTGCAGCAACGCCTGCGCCTGCTCCCACGCCCGAGCCTTATCCACCGTCGTGTCCAAGACCACCGCGACGAGCCGGCGCCCCTCGTGGTTGACCGCTCCGACGAAGGTGTGGTTCGCGTCGTCGGTGTAGCCCGTCTTGCCGCCGATGCCGTCCGGGTCGTTGAGGTAGAGCTTGTTGTCGTTCCACAGCTCAAAGCCCTCCGCGTCGCCGAACCCGGGGAAGGGATAGGACTGCGTGTCCACGATATTGGCAAACGTCGGGTTGGCAAACGCCTCCCGGTAGGCCAGCGCGAGGTCCCACGCCGAGCTCGACATCCCCGCACTATCCAGCCCCGTGTACGTCGTCGCCCGGGTATCTTCCATCCCCAGCTCGCGGGCTAAGGCGTTGACCTTACCCAGCGCTACCTCGTCGCCGCCGAGCTCCTGGGCGAGCGCGTGAGCAGCGTCGTTGCCGGAGGCCATGAGCAGGCCGTGCAGCAAGTCGTTGACCGTGTAGGTACCGCCCGCGCCGATGCCCGCCGCCGAGCCTTCCATTGCGGCGGAATCCTCGCCGACGGTGATTTTCTTATCCAGGGGCAATTCGTCGATGACGACGAGGGCGAGGAGCACCTTAATCACCGAGGCCGGCCGGTAGCGTCCGTGCGGGTCCTTCATGGCGAGGACGTCGCCGGAATCCAAATCGGCGACCAGCCAGGCGGAGGCGAGCACGGAGTCGTCGACACGAAAGCCTATTGGCGCGCTCACCCCGCACGGCCCGGTATAGCTCACCGGAAGAGCGGGGGGAATCCGATCCGGGGCGGCCGCCTCCGAGGTCGTCCGCGCCTCCGGAGGGCGGGTCGCGTTCGGGCACGAATCCGTGTTGGGCGCGGCCTCACGCGTGGCGGGGGCGAGGTCTTGGCCCTCGTGAGGAGTCGGTTCCTGGGCCGCTGCATGGGCAGCGCCCGCGGCAAGCAGCCCGCAGGCGAGGCAGGCGGAGAGGTGGCGGTAAGGGGTCATGGTAGGCGTAGTCTACGACCGCCCGGGCGCAACCGCCCGGTGTGACAGGCCGACTGCGCGGGCGCTGCGCCGCCGCACCGCCCCGGCATTGCCGAGGAAAGGGCACCCTGACCTGGGTAAACTAAGGCTTTCCTGCGTTGCACAGGAAACGGACAGGGTGCATGATGAGCGCATGAGTGAACGGCAATCACCCGCCTCATCGGGCATGAACGAGCGGCTCAACAAGCTGCGCGCCGGTGTGCTCGGCGCTAACGACGGGATCGTCTCCACAGCAGCGGTTGTCGTCGGTGTGGCTGGCGCGACCTCCAGCATCCGCGAGATCGCCACCGCGGGCATCGCCGCCGTCATCGGCGGGGCGGTGTCGATGGCGCTCGGGGAATACGTCTCGGTGTCGTCGCAACGCGACAGCGAACGCGCCTACATCGAATCCGAAACGGCGTTGCACGCCCAAGACCCCGACGGCGAATTCGCGCACCTTGTCGCGGCCTACGAGCGCACGGGGCTCAGCCACGACACGGCGCTGCAGGTGGCGAAGGAGCGCACGGAGGCCGACGCGCTCAAGGCTCACCTCGAAGTGCACTACGGCATCGACGAAGAAGACCTCGTCAATCCGTGGACGGCCGCGGTTGCCTCCTTTCTGGCCTTTACTCTCGGCGCGCTGCTGCCCCTCCTCGCCGTCATCCTGCCCCCAGCCGGCTGGCGCGTCCCGGTGACTTGTGCGGTTACCCTCTTCGCGCTCGCGCTCGCCGGCTGGGTCTCGGCCAGGATCGGCGGCTCCAACCCGCGGCGCGCGGTGCTGCGCCTGCTCATCGGCGGCGCGCTGGGGCTGGCGGTGACCTACGGCGTCGGCTACGCGTTTGGCACCGTGGCGCCGTAGGCGCGCTAGAACTTAGAGAACCGCCCCACCAGCTGCTCTTCCATCTCCTTCCACGTCTGTGCCTTATCCGTAAACGGGGCGGTGGGCACGTAGCCGGAGCTGTTCGTGGAGCCAAGCATGTAGGAGAGGTAATCCTGCATCCGCGGGTTGGCCAGCAACAGGGAGTTGAGCGAATCGTCCTTCGCCCAATCGGCCGCATCCGCCATGATCTCGTAGGCCTTGCTCATCTGGGCGGTATCCACCGCGTCGGGGCCCTTGTCAATATCGGCGGAGATGCCGGTTAGCGAATAGGAATTATCCGGGTGAACGGTCACCTCGAGCTCGCCCGCGTGGGCGGCGTTTAACACATCGGGCCACGTCGAGACTCCGGCGAGATCGTGGTCATCGTTCTCCACAATCCAGCGCACCAGGTGCTTGGGTGATGGGAAGGTGAAAATCTCGCCGTACTTGCCCAAAAAGACCGGGGCGGAGCCGAGGTAGGTGCGCAGCGTGTAGGCGCTTTTGCCCTGGGCGGAGATCTTTATCGGGTCGATGCCCGCGAGGCCCCAGATGGAGGAATCGTACGGGTCGGCGGCCGCGGCCGCCTTCTCCTGCTCGGCGGCAGCACGCGCTCGCTCCTCCTCCCGGGCGGCCTGCGCCGCGCTGATGCGCTGCGCGGCGGAGTCGACAGCGGCCTCGCCGCCGTCGCTGTCCGCGGGGTCGACGAGGCGGACGGCGCCGTCGAGCGAGTGCACGACCGACTCCCAATTCGCCAGCACCACACGCCCAATGCCCGTCCACTCGCTCATGCCGTTCTCGCCGGCGAAGTGGTCCGAGCCGCGATCGGCGTTGCCCAGGATCGAGTGCGAGGCGAAGAAAATCTGTGCCTCGTCGGCCGCGGCCACCGCGGCGAGGGAGCGAGAGACCGCAAAGACGCGGGAGAGGCGGGAGACATTCTCGTGGCTCGGCCTCCCCGCCAAATACGCCGGGGCGCCGACGATGTCGAAGCAGTTCTTCTCCTCCGGCACAACGCGGACATCGCCCAGGGCGCTAAAGCGCGCCCAGGACGGGTGAGAAGAAAGGTCGTGCGAGCGCCCCGAATCGAGGTAGGCCAGCATCGCTGCGGGGGAAGCGAAAACCATCACCGAGGAGTCATCGCCCAAAAACGCCTGCCATTGCGTGCCGTTTTCCGTCCAGGTCGGTGCCCAGAGAGTGTAGAAGTCGCCGCCGCTCAAAGAGAGCTTGACGGGGTATATCGCGCGAGTGCTCATGGTGGAAAACTGTACTAGCCGCTAGCCGGTCGGGCGCCAGAAACCTCGAAACGGCATCCCAATGTTGCTCGTGCGCACGGGGTTGAGCTGCACCGGGTCGCCCGCTTCGATGTACATCCCGTCCCCGGCGTACATGGCCACGTGGCCGTCCCACACGGCCAGGTCGCCGGGCTGGAGCTGCTCGAAGGTGACCTGGGTGCCGATGGCCTGCTGGTGCGCCATCCGCGGAAGCTCCACGCCGGCCTGCGCGTACGCCCACTGGGTCAAACCGGAACAGTCGAACCCGCCCGGACCTGTTCCGCCCCACTGGTAGGGGGCGCCCAGCTGGCTCTTGGCGGCCGCGACCGCCGCCTGGCCGGCCGCGCTGCCCTCCCCGGGCGGGGGATCGGCGGGGCCGGGGGCGGGGACCTGCTCCTGAGCGGAGGCAGCCTCGAAGGCGACCGGTGTCGCCGGGGCGCCGGCTTCGAGCGCCCGCAGGGAATCGGTTGCGGCGTGCGCGGAGGCGGCGGGGCGCAGGGCCGCATCCGCCGCGTCGTTGCCGGCGACGCGGGAGAGGCGCTGCGCGAGCGGCGCGAGATCGGCCTCGAGGCGCTCGAGGCGCACCTTGACCTCGGTGAGGGCCTCGACCGCGAGCCCGGCGAGGGCGCCCGGGACGCTGAAGACCCCGATGGGCTGGGCCAAGCCGGTGAGCGCGCCAAGGGCTTTGTGCAGGTAGCGCTGGGCGATGGCGAGAAGGTCCGCGCCTGCCGCCGCGACGGCCTCGGCGGCGCGGCGCACCACCGCGGCGATCGTGCCTCGGTCCGCGCGGATCAGCGCGATCGCGTCCGCGAGGCGCCGCGGGTTGGCGCCGACGATTCCGGCGAGCTCACCCACGGCGCGAAAGTCCGGCAGCTCGGCTGAGGGCTCGAGGCCGGGCTGGGGCGGGATGTTGCGGGCAATGGTGTCGAGCACCGCGTGAGGGGAGGTCACGGCACGACCTCCCGCAGCCGGGCGGAGAGGGAGTGGTCAACGCTGCGCGCCGCCCGCGCCGCGAGCTCGGTGGCGTCCGCGACGCGGCCAAGCTCGGCGCCGAGCAGGCGGGTGCGCTCGTTGGTGGCATCGACGGCGCGGTCGAGCGCGCCGCTGAGCGCAGCCAGCGGGCCCTCCTGCGGCAGCGGGCGGTGGTGCAGCGGGGCCGCCGCGGCGACATCGGCCCGCACGGCGCCGCTCAGGGCGTGGATGGTGGGTTCGTGGACGATAAATGTCTCCATGCCCTATTAGACTGCGAAACCCCCGCGGGGGTTCCGTGGCGGCGCGAAAACTCTCACTACCATGGCGGGTATGGATATCACCGTCGTCGACCACCCGCTGGCCGCCTCGCGGCTGACCATCATGCGCGATAAGCGCACCGCGAATTCGATGTTCCGCGCGGCGCTGTCGGATCTGGCCACCATGCTTATCTACGAGGCGTCCCGGGGGCTTTCCGTGGAGAACTTCGACTGCGAAACCCCGGTCGGTCTGGCCCGCGGCGCGCGGCTGGCGACCCCTCCGATCATCGTGCCCATCATCCGCGCCGGGCTCGGCATGATCGACCCGGCGCTGTCAATGATCCCCGACGCCCAGGTCGGCTTCATCGGGCTGGCCCGCAACGAAGTCACCCACGAGCCGGTGCCCTACCTCGAGGCGCTGCCGGACGACCTGGCGGGCCAGCCCGTCTTCGTCGTCGACCCGATGCTGGCAACCGGGGGATCGCTCATCCACGCCCTCGATCTTCTTGCGGAGCGCGGGGCGGACGACATTACGTGCATTTGTGTGGTCTCGGCGCAAGGGGGCGTCGATAAGCTTGCCGCCCATAGCCCGCAGGTGAGGCTGGTCACCGCGACCATAGACCCAGAGCTCAATAGCGACGCCTACATCGTCCCGGGCCTCGGCGACGCCGGCGACCGGCTCTACGGGCCGCGCAACATCAACGTGTAGTAGGATGACAAACGTCATCGGGGGGATCGACAACGGGGGAAATGAGCAATGGCGGATATCTTGCCGCAATCGCACTGGGCCAGCTACGGGTTTGTGCTCTCGGCGCGCCTGCGGGCGCTGCGCGAGATGAGGGGGCTGAGCCAACGCAGGCTCGCCGAGCTTTCGGGCGTATCGCGCAGCCTCATCTCCAACCTCGAGCGCAACCAGTACAACAGCGAGCGCTCGGCCGACCCGACGCTGTCGACTCTCTACCGCATCGCGCACGCGCTGCATGTGCCGCCGCTTGCGCTCCTGCCGGCTTCCGACGAGGTCGTGGGGTCGCGCTGCTCCGAGGACGCCGCGACGGTCACCGAGGTCCGCGCGGTGTGGCCGGCGGGGCCGGAGGACACGGCGCGGTTCGCGGAGGCCTACCTCAGCGGCGGCCCGGCGACGTGCCCGCCGCAGTTCCAGCCGGGCGCAACCCACACCGGATGATGAACCGCTTGGTCTAGTTGATAGACTCGGGTCCGCAGAGGACGTCGAGGTGAGATGGAGGACCAAGGGATAGTGGCCGAAGCAGTGGGGATCGCCGCCAAGGTGGGCCAGTGGGTCAAGGCCAACGAGGCCACGATCCTCGGGTGGCGCCGCCACATCCATACCCACCCCGAGCTGTCCAACGAGGAGACCGCCACGACAGCGTTTATCGCCGGCGTCCTCGAGCAACACGGACTTCGCCCCGTGCGCTTCCCGGCCACCGGCCTCTACGTCGATATCGGCCCGGCGGGCGGGCAGCGCCTCGCGTTCCGGGCCGATATCGACGCGCTGCGCGTCACCGAGATCACGGGGCTGCCTTTCGCCTCCGCCACCCCCGGGGTCTCCCATGCCTGCGGCCACGACGTCCACGCCACCATCTGCCTCGCCCTGGCCTGCGCGCTCTCGACGATCGAGCTCGACTACGGCATCCGCATCATCTTCCAGCCCGCCGAGGAAGTCATGGGCGGCGGAGCCCTCGACGTCATCCGCTGGGGAGGGCTCCAAGACGTCGCCGCGATCTACGCGCTGCACGTTGAGCCCTCCATCCGCGTCGGCCAGATCGGGGTGCGCACGGGCGCGATCACCTCGGCCGCCGATGTGTTAAACCTCGAGGTCACCGGCCCTGGCGGGCACACCTCGCGCCCGCAGAAGACCGCAGATGTCATCTACGCCCTCGGGGCGGTGGCCACGCAGCTGCCCGCGCTGCTCTCGCGCCGCGTCGACCCGCGCACGGGCACCGTCATGGTCTTCGGTGCCATCGAAGCCGGCGGTGCGGCCAACGCGATCCCGAAGATCGGGCGCCTCGCGGGCACGATCCGCACCTCCGACATTACGGTGTGGCGCGGCATCGAGGGGCTGATCACCGAGCTCATCGACCAGATCCTCGCGCCCACCGGGTGCGGCCACACGCTGCACTACACCCGCGGGGTCCCGCCCGTGCTTAACGACGACGTCGCCACCGCCCTGATCGCCCAGGCGGGCCGCAGCGTCGACCCGCACGCGGTGATCTCCGCGCCGCAATCCTCCGGCGGGGAGGACTTCTCCTGGTACCTCGAGCACGTGCCCGGCGCGATGGTGCGCCTCGGCGCGTGGAGCGGCGCGGGCAACAAGCAGGACTTGCACCAGGGCGACCTCAACGTGGACGAGCGCGCGATCCCCGTCGGGGTGCGGCTCTTCGGCGCGGTTGTCGAGCAGTATTTTGCCGCCGTCGCCTCCGAATAATGCGAACTGTAGACTAGCCCCCGTTGTCGGCTGAGATACGGAGGAA
Coding sequences within it:
- a CDS encoding D-alanyl-D-alanine carboxypeptidase family protein; this encodes MTPYRHLSACLACGLLAAGAAHAAAQEPTPHEGQDLAPATREAAPNTDSCPNATRPPEARTTSEAAAPDRIPPALPVSYTGPCGVSAPIGFRVDDSVLASAWLVADLDSGDVLAMKDPHGRYRPASVIKVLLALVVIDELPLDKKITVGEDSAAMEGSAAGIGAGGTYTVNDLLHGLLMASGNDAAHALAQELGGDEVALGKVNALARELGMEDTRATTYTGLDSAGMSSSAWDLALAYREAFANPTFANIVDTQSYPFPGFGDAEGFELWNDNKLYLNDPDGIGGKTGYTDDANHTFVGAVNHEGRRLVAVVLDTTVDKARAWEQAQALLHESYHLDPGVEVASLRREAPAPAASETPAAPDEEPAVLAAGPDREAFPWLEAAIFAGVLACAAVAVWLSRASARKARRRR
- a CDS encoding VIT1/CCC1 transporter family protein produces the protein MSERQSPASSGMNERLNKLRAGVLGANDGIVSTAAVVVGVAGATSSIREIATAGIAAVIGGAVSMALGEYVSVSSQRDSERAYIESETALHAQDPDGEFAHLVAAYERTGLSHDTALQVAKERTEADALKAHLEVHYGIDEEDLVNPWTAAVASFLAFTLGALLPLLAVILPPAGWRVPVTCAVTLFALALAGWVSARIGGSNPRRAVLRLLIGGALGLAVTYGVGYAFGTVAP
- a CDS encoding C40 family peptidase is translated as MTSPHAVLDTIARNIPPQPGLEPSAELPDFRAVGELAGIVGANPRRLADAIALIRADRGTIAAVVRRAAEAVAAAGADLLAIAQRYLHKALGALTGLAQPIGVFSVPGALAGLAVEALTEVKVRLERLEADLAPLAQRLSRVAGNDAADAALRPAASAHAATDSLRALEAGAPATPVAFEAASAQEQVPAPGPADPPPGEGSAAGQAAVAAAKSQLGAPYQWGGTGPGGFDCSGLTQWAYAQAGVELPRMAHQQAIGTQVTFEQLQPGDLAVWDGHVAMYAGDGMYIEAGDPVQLNPVRTSNIGMPFRGFWRPTG
- the upp gene encoding uracil phosphoribosyltransferase; protein product: MDITVVDHPLAASRLTIMRDKRTANSMFRAALSDLATMLIYEASRGLSVENFDCETPVGLARGARLATPPIIVPIIRAGLGMIDPALSMIPDAQVGFIGLARNEVTHEPVPYLEALPDDLAGQPVFVVDPMLATGGSLIHALDLLAERGADDITCICVVSAQGGVDKLAAHSPQVRLVTATIDPELNSDAYIVPGLGDAGDRLYGPRNINV
- a CDS encoding helix-turn-helix domain-containing protein, coding for MADILPQSHWASYGFVLSARLRALREMRGLSQRRLAELSGVSRSLISNLERNQYNSERSADPTLSTLYRIAHALHVPPLALLPASDEVVGSRCSEDAATVTEVRAVWPAGPEDTARFAEAYLSGGPATCPPQFQPGATHTG
- a CDS encoding amidohydrolase, coding for MGIAAKVGQWVKANEATILGWRRHIHTHPELSNEETATTAFIAGVLEQHGLRPVRFPATGLYVDIGPAGGQRLAFRADIDALRVTEITGLPFASATPGVSHACGHDVHATICLALACALSTIELDYGIRIIFQPAEEVMGGGALDVIRWGGLQDVAAIYALHVEPSIRVGQIGVRTGAITSAADVLNLEVTGPGGHTSRPQKTADVIYALGAVATQLPALLSRRVDPRTGTVMVFGAIEAGGAANAIPKIGRLAGTIRTSDITVWRGIEGLITELIDQILAPTGCGHTLHYTRGVPPVLNDDVATALIAQAGRSVDPHAVISAPQSSGGEDFSWYLEHVPGAMVRLGAWSGAGNKQDLHQGDLNVDERAIPVGVRLFGAVVEQYFAAVASE